The following are encoded together in the bacterium genome:
- a CDS encoding type III pantothenate kinase, translating into MLLAVDIGNTNIVFGVFDGERLVHSWRLSTRREMTADEVVVLLRAMIGELLEKVDGAVVASVVPPLTAPVLAATRELAGVEPLEIGPGVRTGLRIRTDNPQEVGADRVINAAAAHQLHPGTMIVVDFGTATTLDVVTADGDYLGGVICPGPKLGAEALSARAARLPRVDLQTPPRVIGRNSVEAIRSGLVHGHAAMVDGLVKRIEAELETPAKVIATGGLATVVGPLMERLDAIEPDLTMVGLRLVYLRNRR; encoded by the coding sequence ATGCTGCTGGCGGTCGACATCGGCAACACGAACATCGTCTTCGGCGTCTTCGACGGCGAGCGGCTCGTCCACTCGTGGCGCCTCTCGACGCGGCGCGAGATGACGGCCGACGAGGTCGTCGTGCTGCTGCGGGCGATGATCGGCGAGCTGCTCGAGAAGGTCGACGGCGCGGTCGTCGCCTCGGTCGTGCCGCCGCTGACGGCGCCGGTGCTGGCCGCCACGCGCGAGCTGGCCGGCGTCGAGCCGCTGGAGATCGGCCCGGGCGTGCGGACGGGACTGCGGATCCGCACCGACAACCCGCAGGAGGTCGGCGCCGACCGGGTGATCAACGCCGCCGCCGCGCACCAGCTCCACCCCGGCACGATGATCGTCGTCGACTTCGGCACGGCGACGACGCTCGACGTCGTCACCGCGGACGGCGACTACCTCGGCGGCGTGATCTGCCCCGGCCCGAAGCTCGGCGCCGAGGCGCTCTCGGCGCGCGCGGCGCGGCTGCCGCGCGTGGACCTGCAGACGCCGCCGCGCGTGATCGGCCGCAACAGCGTCGAGGCGATCCGCTCCGGCCTGGTCCACGGCCACGCGGCGATGGTGGACGGTCTGGTCAAGCGGATCGAGGCGGAGCTGGAAACGCCGGCAAAAGTGATCGCGACCGGCGGGCTGGCGACCGTCGTCGGGCCGCTGATGGAGCGGCTCGACGCGATCGAGCCGGATCTCACGATGGTCGGGCTGCGCCTCGTCTATCTGCGCAACCGCCGGTAG